The following proteins are encoded in a genomic region of Alistipes shahii WAL 8301:
- a CDS encoding type I restriction-modification system subunit M produces MNGKVTQEEINKVVWQACDTFRGVIDPSQYKDYILTMLFLKYVSDVSKAKYKEYLQRYDGDTERAQRAMRRERFQVPEKSSFDYLFEHRNESNIGELIDIALADLEFANREKLSSEDGSGIFRNISFNSSNLGETKERNARLKQLLIDFSDERLQFDESHLENNDVIGDAYMFLIEKFASDAGKKAGEFFTPKEVSTLLARLTKSAPGSRICDPTCGSGSLLIKAGREVGSDNFSLYGQELNGSTWALAMMNMLLHGFDSATIRWGDTLRNPKLKEGDALMKFDTVVANPPFSLEKWGADEAADDPYNRFWRGIPPKSKGDWAFICHMLEVANEHGKVGVVVPHGVLFRGASEGKIRQQTVEENLVEAIIGLPANLFYGTGIPAAIAIFNKAKTTTDVLFIDASREFENGKNQNRLRKEDIDHIVTTYRRFAKSELAQGVVEERYAYVARREELADNDYNLNIPRYVDTFEEEPEIDIAAIQREIDALETELAEVHVRMEGYLKELGF; encoded by the coding sequence ATGAACGGTAAAGTTACACAGGAAGAGATCAACAAAGTCGTATGGCAAGCCTGCGACACCTTCCGGGGCGTGATTGACCCCAGCCAGTACAAGGACTACATCCTCACGATGCTGTTCCTGAAGTATGTCAGCGATGTCAGCAAGGCGAAATACAAGGAGTACCTCCAGCGCTACGACGGCGATACGGAGCGTGCCCAACGGGCCATGCGCCGCGAAAGGTTCCAGGTTCCCGAGAAGAGTTCGTTCGACTACCTCTTCGAGCACCGCAACGAGTCCAATATCGGCGAACTGATCGACATTGCGCTGGCCGACCTCGAATTTGCCAACCGCGAAAAGCTGAGCAGCGAGGACGGCAGCGGCATCTTCCGCAACATCAGCTTCAACAGCAGCAACCTTGGCGAAACGAAGGAGCGCAACGCCCGGCTGAAACAACTGCTTATCGACTTCTCGGACGAGCGGCTGCAGTTCGACGAGTCACACCTCGAGAACAACGACGTCATCGGCGACGCCTATATGTTCCTCATCGAAAAGTTCGCCAGCGACGCCGGAAAGAAGGCTGGAGAGTTCTTCACGCCGAAGGAGGTTTCGACCCTGCTGGCTCGGCTGACCAAAAGCGCCCCCGGCTCGCGCATCTGCGACCCGACGTGCGGCTCGGGTTCACTGCTCATCAAGGCAGGCCGCGAGGTGGGCTCCGACAACTTCTCGCTCTACGGTCAGGAGCTCAACGGCAGCACTTGGGCGCTGGCCATGATGAACATGCTGCTCCACGGCTTCGACAGCGCCACCATCCGCTGGGGCGACACGCTGCGCAACCCGAAGCTCAAGGAGGGCGACGCGCTGATGAAGTTCGACACCGTCGTGGCCAATCCGCCCTTCTCGCTCGAAAAGTGGGGCGCCGACGAGGCGGCCGACGACCCCTACAACCGATTCTGGCGCGGCATTCCGCCCAAGAGCAAGGGCGACTGGGCCTTCATCTGCCACATGCTCGAAGTGGCCAACGAACACGGCAAGGTGGGTGTCGTCGTTCCCCACGGCGTGCTGTTCCGCGGAGCCAGCGAGGGGAAAATCCGCCAGCAGACCGTCGAGGAGAACCTCGTCGAGGCCATCATCGGACTCCCGGCCAATCTCTTTTACGGTACGGGCATTCCGGCTGCCATCGCCATCTTCAACAAGGCCAAGACAACGACCGACGTACTCTTCATCGACGCCAGCCGCGAGTTCGAGAATGGCAAGAACCAGAACCGGCTGCGCAAGGAGGACATTGACCACATCGTTACGACCTACCGCCGCTTTGCAAAGAGCGAACTCGCACAGGGTGTCGTCGAGGAGCGTTATGCTTATGTCGCCCGACGCGAGGAGCTTGCCGATAACGACTACAACCTCAACATTCCGCGCTATGTGGACACCTTCGAAGAGGAGCCCGAAATCGACATTGCGGCCATACAGCGGGAGATCGATGCGCTGGAGACGGAGCTTGCAGAAGTACATGTCCGAATGGAGGGTTATTTGAAGGAGTTAGGATTTTAA
- a CDS encoding restriction endonuclease subunit S — protein sequence MVKLKDIATIQTGVYLKSTPSPDTCYLQVNDFDEEGNIRPTVRPTTTVSSKAARHLLTESDLLLAAKGGKNFCAIAPTQLGPCVASPSFLIIRIDDPTRILPEYLCGFLNLPSTRQLLTAQAQGSAIASLSKADLEEFEIPLPPLERQRACIALTRLHRREQALYKAIAERRRQITDYKLTKIYKDER from the coding sequence ATGGTAAAACTGAAAGATATTGCCACCATCCAGACGGGAGTTTACCTGAAAAGTACCCCTTCGCCCGACACCTGCTACCTTCAGGTGAACGATTTCGACGAGGAGGGGAACATCCGTCCGACCGTCCGACCGACAACCACCGTCAGCTCCAAGGCTGCCCGCCACCTGCTGACAGAAAGCGACCTACTGCTCGCCGCCAAGGGTGGCAAGAATTTCTGCGCCATCGCCCCGACGCAACTCGGGCCGTGCGTGGCCTCACCCTCGTTTCTGATTATCCGAATCGACGACCCGACCCGCATCCTGCCCGAATACCTCTGCGGATTCCTCAATCTGCCATCCACCCGGCAGCTGTTGACGGCGCAGGCCCAAGGGTCGGCCATCGCCTCGCTCAGCAAGGCTGACCTTGAGGAGTTCGAGATACCGCTCCCCCCGCTGGAGCGACAGCGGGCCTGCATCGCCCTCACCCGCCTGCATCGCCGCGAACAGGCCCTCTACAAGGCCATCGCAGAGCGCCGCCGGCAAATCACCGATTATAAATTGACAAAAATATATAAAGATGAACGGTAA
- a CDS encoding site-specific integrase, giving the protein MASFCYRIRSTQKNKLVKIQILFTVGRGNQFYVDSQYMVLTDAWDNKRQTVKSRFTFTDDFTEQQGRELTKNLSELRSHILGEIAKDPEHAMTKTRLEKIIYSFHHPRSLTSGRRVRTRESLGDYIARFTREMEEGTRLNIHKLRYGPSTIKNYKGFVVQFDEYCKAKRKQFDFADIDLKFYDDFVAWFTAKNYSVNTIGRHVKELKIIMRAAREEGLHDNGAIESRKFRVLTADVENIYLTESEIRAIAALDLSKNRHRDVARDIFLVGCYTAQRFSDYSTINEGNIRTLENGQQVIDLKQQKTGNHVVIPVRPELQAILEKYDNRLPRTYEQKVNHLIKEIAREAGITEKVEVSYIENGEKKSRLVEKCDLVKTHTARRSGATNMYLAGIPTIAIMKVTGHKTEREFMKYIKITEEQTALELMSHPYFSGASNTTR; this is encoded by the coding sequence ATGGCTTCATTCTGCTATCGCATCCGCTCGACCCAGAAAAACAAACTGGTCAAAATCCAAATTCTCTTCACGGTTGGCCGCGGGAATCAGTTCTACGTCGACAGCCAATATATGGTGCTGACGGACGCCTGGGACAACAAGCGGCAGACGGTCAAGAGCCGCTTCACCTTTACCGATGACTTCACCGAGCAGCAGGGGCGCGAGCTGACCAAGAATCTCTCCGAACTGCGCAGCCACATCCTCGGAGAGATTGCCAAGGATCCCGAACACGCGATGACGAAGACACGGCTGGAGAAGATCATCTACAGTTTCCACCACCCGCGCAGCCTCACCTCAGGCCGCCGCGTCCGCACCCGCGAATCGCTCGGCGACTACATTGCCCGCTTCACGCGCGAGATGGAGGAGGGCACCCGGCTGAACATCCACAAACTCCGCTACGGCCCCTCGACCATCAAGAACTACAAGGGGTTCGTCGTGCAGTTCGACGAGTACTGCAAAGCCAAACGCAAGCAGTTCGACTTTGCCGACATCGACCTGAAGTTCTACGACGACTTCGTCGCCTGGTTCACCGCCAAGAACTACTCCGTCAATACGATCGGCCGCCACGTCAAGGAGCTGAAGATCATCATGCGCGCGGCCCGCGAGGAGGGTCTGCACGACAACGGAGCGATCGAGAGCCGCAAGTTCCGCGTGCTGACGGCCGACGTGGAGAACATCTACCTGACGGAGTCGGAGATCCGGGCCATCGCCGCGCTCGATCTCTCGAAAAACCGGCACAGGGATGTTGCCCGCGACATCTTTCTGGTGGGGTGCTACACGGCGCAGCGCTTCAGCGACTACTCGACCATCAACGAAGGCAACATCCGCACGCTGGAGAACGGACAGCAGGTCATCGACCTCAAACAGCAGAAGACCGGTAACCACGTCGTCATTCCGGTCCGTCCCGAACTACAGGCCATCCTGGAAAAGTACGACAACCGGCTGCCGAGAACCTACGAACAGAAGGTGAACCACCTCATCAAGGAGATTGCACGCGAGGCGGGCATCACGGAGAAAGTCGAGGTCTCCTACATCGAGAATGGCGAAAAGAAGAGTCGGCTGGTCGAGAAGTGCGACCTGGTGAAGACCCACACGGCGCGGCGCAGCGGCGCAACGAATATGTACCTGGCGGGAATCCCGACCATCGCCATCATGAAGGTTACGGGCCACAAGACCGAACGGGAGTTTATGAAGTATATCAAGATCACCGAGGAGCAGACCGCCCTGGAGCTGATGAGCCACCCCTATTTTTCGGGGGCAAGCAACACAACACGATAA
- a CDS encoding helix-turn-helix domain-containing protein — protein sequence MRHQPNSNLMTKEIFLSGMTADQLSEMIRESLRNELRQLHPEPSAETPNYLTRRETARRLRISLVTLNDWVNRGRIRAHKIGGRVLFCDSDVEAALHRIVPIKSR from the coding sequence TTGCGTCATCAACCAAATTCGAATCTTATGACCAAGGAAATCTTTCTGAGCGGCATGACCGCCGACCAGCTCTCGGAGATGATTCGCGAATCGCTGCGCAACGAGTTGCGGCAGCTCCACCCCGAACCCTCCGCCGAGACACCGAACTATCTGACCCGTCGCGAGACGGCCCGCCGCCTACGCATTTCGCTCGTGACGCTCAACGACTGGGTGAACCGCGGGCGGATCCGCGCCCACAAGATCGGCGGGCGCGTGCTCTTCTGCGACAGCGACGTCGAGGCGGCTCTGCACCGGATTGTCCCCATCAAAAGCCGATAG
- a CDS encoding sulfatase-like hydrolase/transferase, which produces MTYKEGKAKTVDNIDFTKRVANGPTDRGFDYFYGLTSPSGPPHLYMVNDMAEKQPNTRFEESGGGLYKIKGGIGHSDWSSDGMQPHLADKMLEYLDENKDSDKPFFLYMALTAPHIPLFPSKEFKGKSKIGDYGDLVMMIDDIVGRVNRKLKEIGKYDNTIVMFAADNGCAGYINMDRINRKGHYPSYIYRGYKSHGWEGGHRIPFILSWGDRYGHVTDNSLVSLTDLYATFADMLGYRIADDEAEDSFSFWPILDGSGNAARTDLIATSGAGYFTYRTPQYKLIFNAGNGSGEEYRIDGQPPLQFYDMVNDPEEKVNQINNPEYAGRIREMAARVKKYIEDGRSTPGAKAANDGGNSWKQITDIMSGLYAGNR; this is translated from the coding sequence CGCCGTCCGGACCTCCGCACCTCTACATGGTCAACGACATGGCGGAGAAACAGCCGAACACGAGATTCGAAGAATCAGGCGGCGGACTGTATAAAATCAAGGGCGGCATCGGCCACAGCGACTGGAGCTCCGACGGCATGCAGCCCCACCTGGCGGACAAGATGCTCGAATACCTCGACGAAAACAAGGATTCCGACAAGCCGTTCTTCCTCTACATGGCGCTGACGGCTCCCCACATCCCGCTTTTCCCGAGCAAGGAGTTCAAGGGCAAATCCAAGATCGGCGACTACGGCGACCTGGTGATGATGATAGACGACATCGTCGGCAGGGTCAATCGAAAGCTGAAGGAGATCGGCAAATACGACAACACGATCGTCATGTTCGCCGCCGACAACGGCTGCGCCGGTTACATCAACATGGACAGGATAAACCGGAAAGGGCACTATCCGTCCTATATTTACCGGGGCTACAAGTCGCACGGCTGGGAAGGCGGCCACCGCATTCCCTTCATCCTGTCGTGGGGCGACCGGTACGGACACGTGACCGATAATTCGCTCGTCTCGCTGACCGATCTGTACGCCACGTTCGCCGACATGCTCGGCTACCGGATAGCCGACGACGAGGCCGAAGACAGTTTCAGCTTCTGGCCGATACTCGACGGCTCGGGCAACGCCGCCCGGACCGACCTGATCGCCACGTCGGGAGCCGGCTATTTCACCTACCGAACGCCGCAGTACAAGCTGATATTCAACGCGGGAAACGGTTCCGGCGAAGAGTACAGGATCGACGGACAGCCCCCGCTGCAATTCTACGACATGGTCAACGATCCCGAAGAGAAGGTCAACCAGATAAACAATCCGGAATACGCGGGCCGGATCAGGGAGATGGCCGCCCGGGTGAAGAAGTACATCGAGGACGGCCGATCGACGCCCGGAGCCAAAGCGGCCAACGACGGCGGCAATTCCTGGAAACAGATCACCGACATAATGAGCGGCCTGTACGCCGGGAACAGGTAA
- a CDS encoding RNA-binding domain-containing protein, whose protein sequence is MKDDTKELTLFDNYDFIEKIESLMADCESAEVEFKSARGGFPGSLWETYSAFANTQGGVIVLGVKEKDGKFTLDGITLEQARKYKKEFWDNVNNKAHCSANVLQEKDVQDGEYNGSYVLVFNVPRAPRNKIPVYLHNNPENTFKRNYEGDYRCDASEIQRMFADADITEHPRDYKILPEFTIEQDIDKATLEQYRRLVATKSPDHPWLLLDDKHFLMKLKGYRIDRREKIEGLTLAGLLMFGKTDSITDAYGCPQYFPDYREYFSSNPDDRWTDRICPDGTWEANLFQFYYRVYPKLAAALPKPFALKDGIREDETPTHTALREAFINALVHCDYSVDSNITIELHKDCYIFSNPGSLLLSIAQYYQGGNSVCRNKALQTMFMLIGSAEKAGSGADKIMQGWKKANYRNPRIEEITHPDKVVLTLPLVSLLSDEVISYLKSLFGEDITSIEHNKLMTLATCCSEGEVTNYRMQLVLDKHSADITKLLKELCNDRYLIPEGIGRGTHYRINKKFRERELPGNVASNVASNVASNVASNVASNVASSPDKERRRRLSSSELHTAILQACVDFESLEAIANKVGKSLRYLKNRAIPIMVAEGLLEREYPYMPKHPHQRYRAKKR, encoded by the coding sequence ATGAAAGACGATACGAAGGAATTAACACTGTTCGACAACTACGATTTTATAGAAAAAATCGAATCTCTGATGGCCGACTGTGAATCGGCCGAGGTGGAGTTCAAATCCGCCAGGGGAGGGTTTCCGGGCAGCTTGTGGGAAACCTACTCCGCTTTCGCCAATACGCAAGGTGGAGTCATCGTATTGGGCGTCAAAGAGAAGGACGGGAAATTCACACTTGACGGCATCACACTGGAGCAGGCGCGCAAATACAAAAAAGAGTTTTGGGACAACGTAAACAACAAGGCTCATTGCAGCGCAAACGTCCTGCAGGAGAAAGACGTGCAGGATGGCGAATACAACGGGAGCTATGTCCTGGTATTCAATGTACCACGGGCTCCCCGCAACAAGATACCCGTATATCTGCATAACAACCCCGAGAATACATTCAAGCGGAATTACGAAGGAGACTATCGGTGCGATGCAAGCGAAATACAACGCATGTTCGCCGACGCTGATATCACAGAACATCCCCGCGATTACAAAATTCTGCCCGAATTTACCATCGAGCAGGATATTGACAAGGCAACTCTTGAGCAATACCGCCGGCTGGTCGCAACCAAAAGCCCCGATCATCCGTGGCTGCTGCTGGACGACAAACATTTCCTGATGAAATTGAAGGGTTACCGGATCGATCGCCGAGAAAAGATCGAGGGACTGACACTTGCCGGTCTGCTGATGTTCGGCAAAACGGACAGCATCACCGACGCCTACGGATGTCCGCAATACTTCCCCGATTACCGCGAATATTTCAGTTCCAATCCCGACGACCGCTGGACAGACCGCATCTGCCCGGACGGCACCTGGGAGGCGAATCTGTTCCAATTCTACTACCGGGTCTATCCCAAGCTGGCCGCAGCCCTGCCCAAGCCTTTCGCCCTGAAGGACGGCATCAGAGAGGACGAAACACCGACACATACGGCTCTACGCGAAGCGTTTATCAATGCACTGGTCCATTGCGACTATTCAGTTGACTCAAACATTACGATCGAGCTACACAAGGATTGTTACATATTCTCCAATCCAGGCTCCCTGCTGCTCTCCATTGCCCAATATTATCAAGGAGGCAACAGCGTATGCCGCAACAAGGCCCTGCAAACGATGTTCATGCTGATCGGTTCAGCAGAAAAGGCCGGAAGCGGTGCCGACAAGATCATGCAAGGTTGGAAAAAGGCAAATTACCGTAACCCGCGAATCGAGGAGATTACTCATCCCGACAAAGTCGTATTGACATTGCCCCTTGTCAGTTTGTTGTCCGATGAGGTCATCTCCTATCTGAAATCCCTGTTCGGTGAGGACATAACGTCCATAGAACACAACAAGTTGATGACCCTGGCAACCTGTTGCAGCGAGGGCGAGGTCACCAACTACCGGATGCAATTGGTATTGGACAAGCACAGTGCCGATATCACAAAGTTGCTCAAAGAGTTATGCAATGACCGATACCTTATTCCCGAGGGAATCGGCCGCGGCACGCACTACAGAATCAACAAAAAATTCCGGGAGAGGGAACTCCCCGGGAATGTTGCTAGTAATGTTGCTAGTAATGTTGCTAGTAATGTTGCTAGTAATGTTGCTAGTAATGTTGCTAGCTCTCCAGACAAGGAAAGGCGCAGAAGATTATCATCCAGCGAATTACACACAGCCATTCTGCAGGCATGTGTTGATTTTGAATCGCTGGAGGCCATAGCTAACAAAGTAGGGAAGAGTCTACGATACCTGAAAAACAGAGCCATACCCATCATGGTTGCCGAAGGGTTATTGGAACGTGAATATCCCTATATGCCGAAACATCCCCATCAGCGATACCGTGCAAAAAAGAGATAA
- a CDS encoding toprim domain-containing protein produces MKTTSDCIGIREYLLRRGLHPHRETATHGMFLSPLREERTPSFSVRYDKGLWYDFGLDEGGTLLQLVMRLEGCGMAEAIRHLRKEAANEVPFQPLPTASPREDSPLRILSVGTIRHPALIGYLRERGIDPTVAGALCREVHYAVGERRFFAIGFRNDAGGWELRSPQFKGSSAPKTITTFDRHGDTALLFEGFFDLLSYLTLQHEPEPAVDTAVLNSVVNLPRALPFLARHATIHAFLDNDEAGRLTLERLRSALPDATVIDRAESYRTHKDLNESLRSSAKVSRTPRRRGRKL; encoded by the coding sequence ATGAAGACGACCTCAGATTGCATCGGCATCCGGGAGTATCTCCTCCGCCGGGGACTGCACCCCCACCGCGAAACCGCCACCCATGGCATGTTCCTCTCACCGCTGCGCGAAGAGCGCACCCCCAGCTTCAGCGTCCGCTACGACAAGGGGCTCTGGTACGACTTCGGACTGGATGAAGGGGGCACGCTCCTACAGCTAGTCATGCGCCTCGAAGGGTGCGGCATGGCAGAAGCTATCCGACACCTGCGCAAAGAGGCCGCGAACGAAGTCCCCTTCCAGCCCCTCCCGACCGCCTCACCGCGCGAAGACTCCCCGCTGCGGATTCTCAGCGTCGGGACGATTCGCCACCCGGCGCTGATCGGCTATCTGCGCGAACGCGGCATCGACCCCACCGTGGCCGGAGCACTGTGCCGCGAGGTTCACTACGCCGTCGGCGAGCGGCGCTTCTTCGCCATCGGCTTCCGCAACGATGCCGGAGGATGGGAGCTGCGCAGTCCGCAGTTCAAAGGGAGCAGCGCCCCGAAAACCATCACGACCTTCGACCGGCACGGCGACACGGCGCTGCTCTTCGAAGGGTTCTTCGACCTGCTCTCCTACCTGACGCTGCAACATGAGCCGGAACCGGCCGTCGACACCGCCGTGCTCAACTCCGTGGTGAACCTTCCCCGCGCCCTCCCGTTTCTCGCACGCCACGCGACGATCCACGCCTTCCTCGACAACGACGAGGCGGGGCGCCTCACCCTTGAACGACTGCGCAGCGCCCTGCCCGATGCGACCGTCATCGACCGTGCGGAGAGCTACCGCACCCACAAGGATCTGAACGAATCGCTCCGATCGTCCGCGAAGGTTTCCCGCACGCCGCGTCGTCGAGGCCGCAAGTTGTAA
- a CDS encoding competence protein CoiA family protein, with the protein MNNSSNKDQHYALDSSGNIRHIKDANPSNDEFFCLFCHRQMIAKQGKIRQWHFAHKALSPNCSYESYLHSLAKLLILQKLRSEQPFGVEIKVPFTCKNKETCIWYEDSFDESCNWTGYKNYDLKKFYNTFEVEAFYDNFRADILLSNSIKKYTPVFIEIYVSHPCEHQKIDLGNKIIELKINSEDDIKSIINSPIITEDGNLIRLYNFKPKGDFTGPPQHPKQLVKFSVFESYKMYCGNTDCQTFSCHRNKAIFELTSDFHPDFLPEYSLYDYGIVELYDLDPNLKVCNLCRYYRPRDILFDDLFDIRINKRPIFCCLYKKLGTDKYRDPSDARTCTAFRKIDGKTMAEIRQEYKMVKTIIWKKPND; encoded by the coding sequence ATGAATAATTCGTCAAACAAAGATCAACACTATGCATTGGATTCTTCCGGAAACATTAGACACATAAAAGATGCTAATCCAAGCAATGACGAATTTTTTTGTCTTTTTTGCCATCGTCAAATGATTGCAAAGCAGGGGAAAATACGGCAATGGCACTTTGCGCACAAGGCTCTTTCTCCTAACTGCAGCTATGAAAGTTACTTACATTCATTGGCCAAACTTTTAATCCTACAAAAACTCAGAAGTGAACAACCTTTCGGAGTCGAAATTAAAGTTCCGTTCACTTGTAAAAATAAAGAGACCTGCATATGGTACGAAGATTCATTTGATGAATCTTGCAACTGGACTGGATACAAAAATTATGATTTAAAAAAATTCTATAACACATTTGAAGTTGAAGCCTTCTACGATAACTTTCGCGCAGACATTCTCCTTTCAAATTCCATTAAAAAGTATACACCGGTCTTTATCGAAATATATGTTTCACATCCTTGCGAACATCAAAAGATTGACTTAGGAAATAAAATCATAGAACTAAAGATCAACTCGGAAGATGATATAAAATCAATCATCAATAGCCCCATCATCACAGAAGACGGAAATCTTATCAGATTATATAATTTCAAACCGAAAGGAGACTTTACCGGTCCACCTCAACATCCCAAGCAATTGGTGAAGTTTTCAGTTTTTGAAAGCTATAAAATGTATTGTGGAAATACGGACTGTCAGACATTCTCATGTCACAGAAACAAAGCTATCTTCGAGTTAACCTCCGACTTTCATCCCGACTTTCTCCCAGAATATTCTCTATATGATTATGGAATCGTAGAACTATACGATTTGGATCCTAACCTCAAAGTATGCAACCTCTGCCGCTATTATAGGCCCCGAGACATATTATTCGACGATCTGTTCGACATAAGAATCAATAAACGTCCAATTTTTTGCTGCTTATACAAAAAACTCGGGACTGATAAATATCGAGACCCATCAGATGCACGCACTTGCACTGCATTCCGGAAAATAGATGGAAAAACAATGGCAGAGATTAGACAAGAATATAAAATGGTAAAAACAATCATTTGGAAGAAACCAAATGATTAG
- the mobV gene encoding MobV family relaxase — MGYAVLHLDKAPGNEAAMTAHIARTKIPTNASPERTCLNEELVEFPEEVGDRTEAINYRLEHAGLTRKIGTNQVRVIRVMLTGSHDAMKHIEAEGWLPEWCADNLAWLRETFGAENVVSAVVHRDESTPHIHAAVVPIVTGERRKARTAASESPGKRHYRPKSAARPRLCADDVMSRVRLKQYQDTYAAAMSKYGLERGIDGSEARHITTQEFYRQAIAQQQNLQENIDALLRLEEQKRKVVELLKQQERQVRTEYEQTASLQAQKSAELNRTEAELKSVKGELKGARLKNAAAEVGSNIVEGIGAMIGTSRIKRQQQEIDRLNAENAALHEQIGTLNRANREEKVRHEQAEQQLQAKLDRIEHWLPDTQTLIRWGEYCRDMGIPESGAREIIAMKPLYVSGELRAPEYSRRFDVSNTEIRLQRDPNGPGGFQLLIDRQPAHTWFRQRYVELMTRLGYPVRPERSVIRRHTIKR, encoded by the coding sequence ATGGGATATGCCGTCCTGCATCTCGACAAAGCCCCGGGCAACGAGGCGGCCATGACCGCCCACATCGCCCGCACGAAGATACCCACCAACGCTTCGCCCGAACGCACCTGCCTCAACGAGGAGCTCGTCGAATTTCCCGAGGAGGTGGGCGACCGCACGGAGGCGATCAACTACCGACTCGAACACGCCGGTCTCACGCGCAAGATCGGAACGAACCAGGTGCGGGTGATCCGCGTCATGCTGACCGGTTCGCACGACGCGATGAAGCACATCGAGGCGGAAGGATGGCTTCCGGAGTGGTGTGCCGACAACCTCGCCTGGCTGCGCGAGACCTTCGGAGCGGAGAACGTCGTCTCGGCCGTCGTGCACCGCGACGAATCGACCCCGCATATCCACGCCGCCGTGGTGCCCATTGTCACGGGCGAGCGCCGCAAGGCCCGCACCGCCGCATCCGAATCCCCGGGCAAACGACACTACCGCCCGAAATCCGCCGCACGGCCCCGCCTCTGCGCCGACGACGTCATGTCGCGCGTCCGCCTCAAGCAGTATCAGGACACCTATGCCGCGGCGATGTCCAAATACGGACTGGAGCGCGGCATCGACGGTTCGGAGGCGCGCCACATCACCACGCAGGAGTTCTACCGCCAGGCCATCGCCCAGCAGCAGAATCTGCAGGAGAACATCGACGCGCTGCTCCGTCTCGAAGAACAGAAGCGGAAGGTCGTCGAGCTGCTCAAACAACAGGAGAGGCAAGTGCGCACCGAATACGAACAGACCGCCTCACTCCAGGCGCAGAAGAGCGCCGAATTGAACCGCACCGAGGCCGAGCTGAAGAGCGTGAAGGGCGAGCTGAAGGGAGCCAGGTTAAAAAACGCCGCGGCGGAGGTCGGGTCGAATATCGTCGAGGGGATCGGGGCGATGATCGGCACCTCGCGTATCAAGCGGCAACAGCAGGAGATCGACCGTCTCAACGCGGAGAACGCCGCCCTGCACGAACAGATCGGGACGCTGAACCGCGCCAACCGCGAGGAGAAGGTCCGGCATGAGCAGGCTGAACAGCAACTGCAGGCGAAGCTCGACCGCATCGAACACTGGCTGCCCGACACGCAGACGCTCATCCGCTGGGGCGAATACTGCCGCGACATGGGAATCCCGGAGTCGGGCGCCCGCGAGATCATCGCCATGAAGCCCCTCTACGTCTCGGGCGAGCTCCGCGCTCCGGAGTATTCGCGCCGCTTCGACGTCTCGAATACGGAGATCCGCCTGCAACGCGACCCGAACGGTCCCGGAGGCTTCCAGCTGCTCATCGACCGCCAACCCGCACACACCTGGTTCCGCCAACGGTATGTGGAGCTCATGACCCGCCTGGGCTACCCCGTCCGCCCCGAACGTTCCGTCATCCGACGACATACCATTAAACGATAA